The following proteins are co-located in the Cryptococcus neoformans var. neoformans B-3501A chromosome 12, whole genome shotgun sequence genome:
- a CDS encoding hypothetical protein (HMMPfam hit to Pkinase, Protein kinase domain, score: 291.7, E(): 1.2e-84), whose amino-acid sequence MHQQRAPAAHHHSYSYAPYPHASVSAENTVPSMAQPQVYYQQPPADFYPHVPGHNPHTGASHGTQAGPSQSAENNAFAMPDVRQSKSARPRPPPSSVTMPMIPTSLPDPSMHSYAPVQAPVPQQQTRTANRRSHNPAATLNSPSAPRPEELTDEYVLHPSVYAFKQEYPRRAMVGLGPYIVLQTLGEGEFGKVKLGVHADYGVEVAIKLIRRGDLQEEAHASKVEREINVLKTLKHPNIVRMFDVLDTHKYIGIVLEFAGGGELFEYILANEYLKDKEGQRIFAQLISGVDYLHKKGVIHRDLKLENLLLDKNRNLIITDFGFANQFDLSKGDLMSTSCGSPCYAAPELVVLDTPYHGSAVDIWSCGVILYAMLAGYLPYDDDPDNPDAGNVVELYRYIMNTELHYPDHVSPLGKNLLQHMLILHPEHRIKIPVIVKHPWLKSYHDMFNKSVEECEAAFQDAMYRKSRQARKELQERRRVQTQARESLQTKERAHVQRSQSSAPGTIINAAALDQIRRRPHSAMPGSTPLPEIIAKHSESVDDVALTMRSATPPTALSQPTEIRSPTTESPRPRSESMAPRLSFTTSVSTPTAMTVETPSSVPVQSPTDALPPAAMTVMQPSVEAAPPMRDHKNRNTIQVEHAGEGLHDRAKEAFDANHGRADGSMETTSTADTGMVASSLLDVKREESTDIEMESGSSDSEQPKPANDGISQQPGEKSMDIPPIVPITIPLAPPAESGTATAANDSSQVLEPQEKLSPALVEHGSASIDEMASPSTPRVSTSVEQEPVNITPRAKMRAPPVATTPKASLVNERKRHGSMPPPMGPSFVSDSRPESSLTATGLPKLPKKDRYRKGMSLDKFGLAKLLGHASQAHTTVHGEGKMAPPSASSSALALQHQLQQHGGQSQAVSESDSVKKSRRRTLQFGFHSRKDSKASSAAVATPGTPLMDKDTNGENRLSSITGGTASLRDKRRKTVQIGLSTQSEQKDTTVNVPGLSSSGHLVKNPATEPPQGISIGPVVGTDASALSQSSPSAVALEAFAAQQGHYPSYRGSSSRASKVMDWFRRKTFVKETLPEPKSPVIKSDSQSSFVRIGEVASPASKTQESAQASTVSQENTDKAEEKIDSTADQENAAKTTPTKSPVLPQPIGATATTPSVMITPPRPTAATTPTIGSSTQQSPPTTIRTRSASTFTFDESKIRVHTGLVDQSALSTKPPQDVFVEVIQVLRGMGVEMKRESDFKLRCTRAKKKAAGTSIGLGSVVSTGSGMSPFSIMNNASASKTDSRGLPRPTSPSAVANRSSAGIKGLLRRGSSRSSAHPARLTRTGDEVPNPPSQSTPNLELPESSMASKPEPLYGKELMDAGDEVKFTVELCKMKNLPGLFILKIKRTKGNLWSFKFIYQTVIERTTTLTH is encoded by the exons ATGCATCAGCAAAGAGCACCCGCCGCCCACCATCATTCTTATTCGTACGCGCCTTATCCACACGCTTCAGTTTCTGCCGAAAATACTGTTCCCTCGATGGCGCAGCCTCAAGTGTACTACCAGCAGCCACCGGCTGACTTTTACCCGCACGTGCCGGGTCATAACCCACACACTGGTGCATCCCACGGCACACAGGCGGGGCCATCCCAATCAGCGGAAAACAACGCATTCGCCATGCCGGACGTTCGTCAATCAAAATCCGCCCGACCACGGCCGCCTCCTTCGTCCGTTACAATGCCCATGATCCCCACTTCGCTTCCCGACCCATCTATGCATTCGTACGCTCCGGTACAAGCTCCTGTTCCCCAACAGCAGACGCGTACTGCTAACCGCCGTTCACACAATCCTGCTGCCACTTTGAATTCGCCCTCGGCGCCGCGGCCTGAGGAGCTGACAGATGAATATGTCTTGCACCCTTCAGTGTACGCATTCAAACAAGAGTACCCGCGGCGAGCCATGGTCGGCTTGGGCCCGTATATAGTGCTACAGACATTGGGAGAAGGCGAATTCGGCAAAGTCAAGCTAGGTGTTCATGCGGACTACGGCGTGGAAGTTGCAATCAAGTTAATCAGGCGAGGTGATCTTCAAGAAGAGGCTCATGCAAGCAAAGTCGAAAGAGAAATCAACGTTTTAAAG ACATTGAAACACCCAAACATCGTGCGTATGTTCGATGTTCTTGATACGCACAAATATATCGGTATTGTGTTGGAGTTTGCTGGAG GCGGGGAGCTTTTTGAGTACATCCTTGCCAACGAGTACCTGAAGGACAAAGAAGGTCAAAGGATTTTTGCTCAACTAATATCCGGCGTGGACTACCTGCACAAGAAAGGTGTCATCCACCGTGACTTGAAGTTGGAAAATTTATTACTCGACAAGAACAGGAATCTTATCATTACGGATTTCGGGTTTGCAAACCAATTTGACTTGTCCAAAGGGGATCTCATGTCTACCAGTTGCGGAAGTCCGTGCTACGCCGCGCCAGAACTTGTCGTGCTGGACACACCTTACCATGGTTCCGCGGTCGACATCTGGTCCTGCGGAGTCATCCTTTACGCCATGCTTGCTGGATATCTTCCTTATGACGACGATCCTGACAACCCCGATGCCGGAAATGTTGTTGAGCTTTATCGCTATATCATGAATACCGAACTGCATTATCCGGATCACGTATCGCCACTGGGCAAGAACCTACTCCAACATATGCTTATCCTTCACCCCGAGCATCGAATCAAGATACCTGTTATTGTCAAACATCCATGGCTCAAATCCTATCATGACATGTTCAATAAGTCTGTCGAGGAATGCGAGGCAGCCTTCCAGGATGCCATGTATAGGAAAAGTAGACAAGCCAGAAAGGAACTGCAAGAGCGTCGCAGAGTTCAGACACAAGCTCGCGAATCCTTACAGACGAAGGAGAGGGCCCATGTGCAGCGAAGCCAGAGCAGTGCTCCAGGCACGATTATCAATGCAGCTGCACTTGATCAAATCCGTCGCCGACCACATAGTGCTATGCCCGGGTCCACCCCACTTCCCGAAATCATTGCTAAGCACTCTGAGTCAGTAGATGACGTAGCGCTCACTATGCGATCGGCTACGCCCCCAACTGCCCTCTCTCAACCGACTGAGATTCGTTCCCCTACTACTGAGTCCCCGCGCCCACGGTCTGAGTCCATGGCTCCTCGCCTTTCGTTTACGACGTCCGTCAGTACCCCTACTGCCATGACTGTTGAGACGCCATCCTCCGTCCCAGTGCAATCCCCCACCGACGCTCTGCCCCCTGCGGCAATGACTGTGATGCAGCCTTCGGTGGAAGCAGCGCCACCAATGCGAGATCACAAGAACCGTAACACCATTCAAGTGGAACATGCCGGGGAAGGGTTGCATGACAGAGCGAAGGAAGCCTTTGATGCCAACCATGGACGTGCAGATGGATCAATGGAAACGACAAGCACTGCTGACACCGGGATGGTCGCATCTTCGCTTCTTGACGTGAAACGGGAAGAATCGACTGATATTGAGATGGAGTCAGGCTCTTCAGACAGCGAACAGCCCAAACCGGCAAACGATGGTATCTCGCAGCAGCCCGGAGAGAAGTCAATGGATATACCTCCTATCGTCCCGATAACGATTCCTCTTGCCCCTCCCGCAGAATCCGGTAccgcaacagcagcaaacGATTCTTCACAGGTCCTCGAACCGCAGGAAAAGTTGTCGCCCGCTCTCGTCGAGCATGGGTCTGCTTCCATCGATGAAATGGCATCCCCCTCCACTCCCCGGGTTTCCACATCTGTTGAACAGGAACCTGTCAATATCACTCCTCGCGCAAAAATGCGGGCGCCCCCAGTTGCTACCACTCCAAAGGCCTCTCTGGTTAACGAACGGAAGAGACATGGTTCTATGCCCCCTCCAATGGGCCCCAGCTTTGTTTCAGATTCCCGACCAGAATCTTCGCTCACTGCGACTGGGCTCCCTAAACTTCCGAAAAAGGATCGATACCGGAAAGGCATGTCGCTTGATAAATTCGGACTGGCGAAACTTCTGGGTCATGCTTCGCAGGCTCACACAACGGTGCACggtgaaggaaagatggcCCCTCCTAGTGCCAGTTCCAGTGCTCTTGCACTGCAACATCAATTACAGCAACATGGAGGCCAGAGCCAGGCGGTATCAGAGAGCGACAGTGTCAAAAAGTCGAGAAGACGAACTTTGCAGTTTGGTTTCCATAG TCGCAAGGATAGCAAGGCATCTTCTGCTGCGGTCGCCACTCCTGGAACCCCTCTTATGGACAAGGACACCAATGGTGAGAACAGGTTATCTTCCATTACTGGTGGCACTGCCTCTCTGAGGGataagagaaggaaaacagTTCAAATTGGCTTAAGCAC TCAATCCGAACAGAAAGATACAACGGTAAACGTTCCTggtctctcttcttctggtcATTTAGTCAAGAACCCTGCTACCGAACCTCCCCAGGGAATCTCCATTGGTCCTGTCGTTGGGACAGATGCCTCTGCACTGAGCCAAAGCTCTCCCTCGGCGGTCGCATTGGAAGCATTTGCTGCACAGCAGGGTCATTATCCTAGCTACCGGGGATCTTCTAGCAGGGCTTCCAAAGTCATGGACTGGTTCCGCCGCAAAACATTTGTAAAAGAGACATTACCCGAGCCCAAATCGCCGGTCATCAAGTCGGATTCCCAGTCGTCATTTGTACGAATTGGTGAAGTTGCCTCACCTGCGAGCAAAACACAGGAATCTGCTCAAGCGTCAACGGTTTCTCAGGAAAACACTGACAAggcggaagagaaaatTGACTCAACCGCTGATCAGGAGAATGCCGCAAAGACAACTCCGACCAAATCCCCTGTTTTGCCACAACCCATCGGTGCTACTGCTACGACACCCTCTGTAATGATaactcctcctcgtccgaCTGCTGCTACCACACCTACTATTGGTTCTTCAACACAGCAGTCTCCACCCACTACTATCCGTACACGATCAGCCTCAACATTCACTTTTGACGAGTCCAAAATTCGCGTGCACACTGGTCTGGTTGATCAGTCAGCGCTTTCCACCAAGCCACCGCAAGATGTCTTTGTGGAAGTCATACAGGTCTTGCGCGGTATGGGCGTGGAGATGAAGCGTGAGAGTGATTTCAAATTGAGGTGCACgagagcaaagaagaaggccgcTGGCACCTCGATCGGCTTGGGAAGCGTCGTTAGTACGGGGTCGGGTATGAGCCCTTTCTCGATTATGAACAATGCTTCAGCCAGCAAG ACCGACTCTCGAGGGTTGCCTAGACCTACTAGTCCCTCTGCTGTGGCTAACCGATCGAGCGCAGGTATCAAGGGTCTTCTCCGTCGGGGAAGTTCTCGATCCTCTGCTCACCCTGCTCGACTTACTCGGACTGGTGATGAGGTTCCCAACCCACCATCTCAATCCACGCCAAATCTAGAGCTGCCTGAGTCGTCGATGGCATCCAAACCTGAACCATTATATGGCAAAGAATT AATGGACGCCGGGGACGAAGTGAAATTTACAGTAGAGTTGtgcaagatgaagaatttACCCGGGCTTTTTATCCTCAAGATCAAAAGAACAAAGGGCAATCTTTGGTCATTCAAGTTCATATACCAGACAGTGATTGA GCGTACAACCACCCTCACACACTGA